A single region of the Pseudomonas sp. GGS8 genome encodes:
- a CDS encoding FixH family protein translates to MPAATAASPWYKHLWPWIIIAILACSVTLTLSMVTIAVNNPDNLVNDNYYEAGKGINRSLDRELLAQTLQLRASVHLDEVTGEVDLRLSGNSQPKTLELNLISPTQPEKDRKITLARSETEQGRYIGQLSDKVEGRRFVELLGVQDDKTWRMFEEEQVSHAKDLLLGDEPLQGAEDLKK, encoded by the coding sequence ATGCCCGCAGCAACTGCCGCAAGTCCCTGGTACAAGCACCTTTGGCCGTGGATCATCATCGCCATCCTGGCCTGCTCGGTGACCTTGACCCTGTCGATGGTGACCATCGCGGTGAACAACCCGGACAACCTGGTCAACGACAACTATTACGAGGCCGGCAAAGGCATCAACCGCTCCCTGGACCGTGAACTGCTGGCCCAGACCCTGCAGCTGCGTGCCAGCGTGCATCTGGATGAGGTGACCGGCGAAGTCGACCTGCGCCTGAGCGGCAACAGCCAACCGAAAACCCTTGAACTGAACCTGATTTCGCCGACCCAGCCAGAGAAGGATCGCAAGATCACTCTGGCCCGCAGCGAAACCGAACAGGGCCGCTACATCGGCCAGCTGAGCGACAAGGTCGAAGGCCGACGCTTTGTTGAATTGTTGGGTGTGCAGGACGACAAGACCTGGCGCATGTTCGAGGAAGAACAGGTCAGCCATGCCAAGGATCTGCTGCTCGGTGACGAGCCGTTGCAAGGCGCCGAAGACCTGAAAAAATAG
- the ccoG gene encoding cytochrome c oxidase accessory protein CcoG translates to MSNQIPVHDVTPPAKNANNSVDLYASREKIYTRAFTGLFRNLRMAGGAALFLLYFGTVWLNWGAHQAVWWNLPERKFFIFGATFWPQDFILLSGILIISAFGLFFITVYAGRVWCGYTCPQSVWTWIFMWCEKVTEGDRNQRIKLDKAPMSANKFLRKFSKHTMWLLIGFVTGMTFVGYFSPIRELVIDFFTGEADGWSYFWVGFFTLATYGNAGWLREQVCIYMCPYARFQSVMFDKDTLIVSYDPRRGESRGPRKKGIDYKAQGLGDCIDCTMCVQVCPTGIDIRDGLQIECIGCAACIDACDSIMDKMDYPRGLISYTTEHNLSGQKTHKLRPRLIGYALVLLTMIALLVTAFFMRSLVGFDVSKDRVLYRENAEGRIENVYSLKIMNKDQRDHTYVLEATGLPDLKLQGKREIKVAAGEIFSQPVELSSSPEQLPSSTNEVKFILKDADDASVHVEAKSRFIGPQIR, encoded by the coding sequence ATGAGCAATCAGATTCCGGTACACGACGTCACTCCACCTGCCAAAAACGCGAATAACAGCGTCGACCTCTACGCCTCTCGAGAAAAGATCTATACCCGCGCCTTCACCGGTCTGTTCCGCAACCTGCGGATGGCAGGTGGTGCCGCGCTGTTTTTGCTGTATTTCGGTACGGTGTGGCTGAACTGGGGCGCTCACCAGGCTGTCTGGTGGAACCTGCCGGAGCGTAAGTTCTTCATTTTTGGCGCGACCTTCTGGCCCCAGGACTTCATCCTGCTCTCGGGCATTCTGATCATCAGCGCCTTCGGCCTGTTCTTCATTACCGTGTATGCCGGTCGGGTCTGGTGCGGCTACACCTGCCCGCAAAGCGTCTGGACCTGGATCTTCATGTGGTGCGAAAAGGTCACCGAAGGCGACCGCAACCAGCGCATCAAGCTCGACAAGGCGCCGATGAGCGCCAACAAATTCCTGAGAAAATTCAGCAAACACACGATGTGGCTGCTGATCGGTTTCGTGACCGGCATGACCTTCGTCGGCTACTTCTCGCCGATTCGTGAACTGGTGATCGACTTCTTCACCGGTGAAGCCGATGGCTGGTCGTATTTCTGGGTCGGTTTCTTCACCCTCGCCACCTACGGCAACGCCGGCTGGTTGCGCGAGCAGGTGTGCATTTACATGTGCCCCTACGCACGCTTCCAGAGCGTGATGTTCGACAAGGACACGCTGATCGTCTCCTACGACCCGCGCCGGGGCGAAAGCCGTGGCCCGCGCAAGAAAGGCATCGACTACAAGGCCCAGGGCCTGGGCGATTGCATTGACTGCACCATGTGCGTCCAGGTCTGCCCCACCGGCATCGACATCCGCGACGGCCTGCAAATCGAATGCATCGGCTGCGCGGCCTGCATTGATGCCTGCGACAGCATCATGGACAAGATGGATTACCCGCGCGGCCTGATCAGCTATACCACCGAGCACAACCTGTCGGGGCAAAAAACCCATAAACTGCGTCCGCGCCTGATTGGCTACGCCTTGGTGTTGCTGACCATGATCGCGTTGCTGGTGACCGCGTTCTTCATGCGCTCGCTGGTCGGTTTCGATGTCAGCAAAGACCGCGTGCTGTACCGCGAGAACGCTGAAGGCCGGATCGAAAACGTCTACAGCCTGAAGATCATGAACAAGGACCAGCGCGACCACACCTACGTGCTCGAGGCCACCGGCCTGCCGGACCTCAAGCTGCAAGGCAAGCGTGAGATCAAAGTCGCCGCCGGTGAAATTTTCAGCCAGCCGGTCGAGTTGTCCAGTTCACCGGAGCAACTGCCGTCGAGCACCAACGAAGTGAAATTCATCCTCAAGGATGCCGATGACGCCAGCGTCCACGTTGAAGCCAAGAGCCGATTCATCGGCCCACAAATTCGTTAA